One genomic region from Vannielia litorea encodes:
- the tldD gene encoding metalloprotease TldD: protein MSSSFRPFETSLDEGAALRALRAATDGAEDGELFLERRASESLVFEDGRVKTASFDTSEGFGLRAVKGETSGYAHSTELSEKALLRAAETARLAVGDGGGVLAPGPQATNRRLYGDADPIEGVEFPVKIETLAEIDAFTRDLDSRVVQVSASLSAALQEVVILRPDGTTVSDTRPMTRIYVSLIVEENGRRESGSHGGGGRVELGGLIDPAMWQPAAREALRIALVNLGAEPAPAGVMDVVLGPGWPGILLHEAVGHGLEGDFNRKGTSAFAGLMGQQVAAKGVTVVDDGTIPDRRGSISVDDEGTPSSKTSLIEDGVLVGYMQDRQNARLMGVPATGNGRRQSHAHPPMPRMTNTYMLGGTESPDSILAGLEDGLYAVGFGGGQVDITSGKFVFSCTEAYRVKNGKVGAPVKGATLIGDGATSLKNITAIGNDMALDPGIGTCGKAGQWVPVGVGLPTLRIGGLTVGGAGA, encoded by the coding sequence ATGTCCAGCAGCTTCCGCCCCTTTGAAACAAGCCTCGACGAGGGCGCAGCCCTGCGGGCGCTCCGTGCGGCCACCGATGGCGCCGAAGATGGCGAGCTGTTTCTGGAGCGCCGCGCCTCCGAGAGCCTCGTGTTCGAGGATGGCCGGGTAAAGACCGCCAGCTTCGATACATCCGAGGGATTCGGCCTGCGCGCGGTGAAGGGCGAGACCTCCGGTTACGCCCATTCCACCGAGCTCTCCGAAAAGGCGCTGCTGCGCGCCGCCGAGACCGCGCGGCTTGCCGTGGGCGACGGCGGCGGCGTGCTCGCCCCCGGCCCGCAAGCCACCAACCGGCGGCTCTACGGCGATGCCGATCCGATCGAGGGAGTCGAATTCCCGGTCAAGATCGAGACCCTTGCGGAGATAGATGCCTTCACCCGCGATCTCGACAGCCGGGTGGTTCAGGTCTCCGCCTCACTCTCCGCCGCCCTGCAAGAGGTGGTGATCCTCCGCCCCGATGGCACCACCGTCTCCGACACCCGGCCCATGACCCGCATCTACGTGTCGCTCATCGTCGAGGAGAACGGCCGCCGCGAGAGCGGCAGCCACGGCGGCGGGGGCCGGGTGGAGCTGGGCGGGCTGATTGACCCGGCCATGTGGCAACCCGCCGCCCGCGAGGCGCTGCGAATCGCTCTGGTGAACCTCGGCGCCGAGCCAGCGCCCGCCGGGGTGATGGATGTGGTGCTTGGCCCCGGCTGGCCCGGCATCCTGCTGCATGAGGCAGTGGGCCACGGGCTGGAGGGCGACTTCAACCGCAAGGGCACCTCGGCCTTCGCCGGGCTGATGGGCCAGCAGGTCGCCGCCAAGGGCGTGACCGTGGTGGATGACGGCACCATCCCCGACCGCCGCGGCTCGATCTCGGTGGATGACGAAGGCACGCCCTCGTCCAAGACCTCCCTGATCGAGGATGGCGTGCTCGTCGGCTACATGCAGGATCGTCAGAACGCCCGCCTAATGGGCGTGCCCGCCACCGGCAACGGCCGCCGCCAGAGCCACGCCCACCCGCCGATGCCCCGGATGACCAACACCTACATGCTCGGCGGCACCGAAAGCCCAGACTCGATTCTCGCCGGGCTGGAAGACGGGCTCTACGCCGTCGGCTTCGGCGGCGGGCAGGTCGATATCACCTCCGGCAAGTTCGTCTTCTCCTGCACCGAGGCCTACCGGGTGAAGAACGGCAAGGTCGGCGCGCCGGTGAAAGGCGCCACCCTCATCGGCGACGGCGCGACCTCGCTGAAGAACATCACCGCCATCGGCAATGACATGGCGCTCGATCCCGGCATCGGCACCTGCGGCAAGGCGGGCCAATGGGTTCCGGTCGGCGTGGGCCTGCCCACCCTGCGGATCGGTGGCCTGACCGTTGGCGGTGCGGGCGCCTGA
- the coxB gene encoding cytochrome c oxidase subunit II — protein MKISKLLAAVTTGLMMAFHGVAAHAQDGIEGLESIGKPHEKGIAWQPAATELARDIHWLEGMVNVIIIAISLFVVALLAIIILRFNQKSNPKPANFTHNTPLEIAWTLGPIVILVFIGAFSLPVLFKQQEIPEPELTIKATGYQWYWGYEYPEEGIAFDSLMLARDELEEYGYAPDEYLLATDNAVVIPVDTVVVVRVTGADVIHSWTIPAFGVKQDAVPGRTAELWFKAEREGVYFGQCSELCGKDHAYMPITVKVVSQEAYAQWLEMATEEFAGRAPSVKVASAD, from the coding sequence ATGAAGATTTCCAAGCTCCTTGCCGCCGTGACGACCGGCCTCATGATGGCCTTTCACGGTGTTGCCGCCCACGCCCAGGACGGGATCGAGGGGCTCGAATCCATCGGCAAGCCGCATGAAAAGGGCATTGCCTGGCAGCCCGCCGCCACCGAGCTGGCGCGCGACATTCATTGGCTGGAGGGCATGGTGAACGTGATCATCATCGCCATCTCGCTCTTCGTGGTGGCGCTGCTGGCGATCATCATCCTGCGCTTCAACCAGAAGTCGAACCCGAAGCCTGCCAACTTCACCCACAACACCCCGCTTGAAATCGCATGGACCCTCGGGCCCATCGTGATCCTCGTGTTCATCGGCGCCTTCTCGCTGCCGGTGCTGTTCAAGCAGCAGGAAATCCCTGAGCCGGAACTGACCATCAAGGCCACCGGCTACCAGTGGTACTGGGGCTACGAGTACCCTGAAGAGGGCATTGCCTTCGACAGCCTGATGCTCGCCCGCGACGAGCTGGAAGAGTACGGCTACGCCCCCGACGAGTACCTGCTGGCGACCGACAACGCCGTGGTGATCCCGGTCGATACCGTTGTCGTCGTCCGTGTGACCGGTGCCGACGTGATCCACTCCTGGACCATTCCCGCCTTCGGTGTGAAGCAGGATGCCGTGCCGGGCCGGACTGCCGAGCTGTGGTTCAAGGCCGAGCGCGAAGGTGTGTACTTTGGCCAGTGTTCCGAGCTCTGCGGCAAGGACCACGCCTATATGCCGATCACCGTGAAGGTGGTGAGCCAGGAGGCCTATGCCCAGTGGCTTGAGATGGCCACTGAGGAATTCGCCGGGCGCGCGCCTTCGGTGAAGGTGGCTTCGGCCGACTGA
- a CDS encoding cytochrome c oxidase assembly protein: MAAPEKQNARVALYAVSVVVFMGAMAWVAVPFYNWFCKVTGYGGTTSVAEGSSDVVLDREITVRFDANLDAKMAWEFKPVQQKMTLKIGETGLAFYEAYNPTDRPIAGQASYNVAPFVAGGYFDKIDCFCFTEQVLQPGERVQMPVSFYVDPEIVNDRDAKFTNSITLSYTFYEIDLPEEQAALQGSADAAVAQN, translated from the coding sequence ATGGCCGCTCCCGAAAAGCAGAACGCCCGTGTTGCGCTTTATGCGGTGAGCGTTGTCGTCTTCATGGGCGCTATGGCTTGGGTGGCGGTGCCGTTCTACAACTGGTTCTGCAAGGTCACCGGCTACGGCGGCACCACCTCGGTGGCCGAGGGCAGCAGCGACGTGGTGCTCGACCGCGAGATTACTGTGCGCTTCGATGCCAACCTCGACGCCAAGATGGCGTGGGAGTTCAAGCCGGTGCAGCAGAAGATGACGCTGAAGATCGGCGAGACCGGCCTTGCCTTTTACGAAGCCTACAACCCGACCGACCGGCCGATTGCCGGGCAGGCCAGCTACAATGTGGCCCCCTTCGTCGCTGGCGGATATTTTGACAAGATCGACTGCTTCTGCTTCACCGAGCAGGTGCTGCAACCCGGCGAGCGGGTGCAGATGCCGGTGAGCTTTTATGTCGACCCGGAGATCGTGAACGACCGCGATGCCAAGTTCACAAACTCGATCACCCTGAGTTATACCTTCTACGAAATCGACCTGCCGGAAGAGCAGGCGGCCCTGCAAGGCTCCGCTGACGCGGCTGTGGCGCAGAACTAA
- the dprA gene encoding DNA-processing protein DprA has product MAWLRLLRSRRVGPTTFYRLMAEHGSAAAALEALPQVAAAAGVSQYHVFPRDLAAKELAAGKRHGARLIAAGEPQYPTALRDLPDAPPLLWAQGDLTLINKPTLAVIGARNASSLGRRMAGRLAGELGRAGHVIASGLARGVDAEAHKAALDSGTIAVVAGGVDVTYPQENAALMARIAEGGLILSEEPPGLQPQARHFPKRNRIISGLARAVVVVEAGARSGSLITARMALDQGREVLAVPGHPFDARASGCNMLIRDGATLVRGADDVLEALGPAAQPTQPESPQPADLPRAPERPKAETASLHARILGLIGPSPMAEDQLARDLSVPAQRLSENLLSLELDGRIARQPGGLIVKTA; this is encoded by the coding sequence CTGGCGTGGCTTCGTCTCTTGCGCTCTCGCCGGGTGGGCCCCACGACATTCTATCGCCTGATGGCCGAGCATGGCAGCGCCGCTGCCGCCCTCGAGGCCCTGCCGCAGGTCGCCGCGGCCGCCGGGGTGAGCCAGTATCATGTCTTCCCCCGCGATCTCGCCGCCAAGGAACTCGCCGCTGGCAAGCGCCACGGCGCCCGGCTCATTGCCGCGGGCGAGCCGCAGTACCCCACCGCCCTGCGTGACCTCCCCGATGCCCCGCCCCTGCTCTGGGCGCAGGGCGACCTCACTCTTATCAACAAGCCCACTCTCGCCGTGATCGGCGCGCGCAACGCCTCCTCCCTCGGTCGCCGCATGGCCGGGCGGCTGGCCGGGGAGCTGGGCCGCGCCGGCCATGTCATCGCCTCCGGCCTCGCCCGCGGGGTCGATGCTGAGGCTCACAAGGCCGCGCTGGACAGTGGCACCATCGCCGTGGTCGCGGGCGGGGTTGATGTGACCTACCCGCAAGAGAACGCCGCGCTGATGGCCCGGATCGCCGAGGGCGGGCTGATCCTCTCCGAGGAGCCGCCGGGCCTGCAGCCACAGGCGCGGCATTTTCCCAAGCGCAACCGCATCATCTCCGGCCTCGCCCGCGCCGTGGTGGTGGTCGAGGCAGGTGCCCGCTCCGGCAGCCTCATCACCGCCCGCATGGCGCTGGATCAGGGCCGCGAGGTGCTTGCCGTGCCCGGCCACCCCTTCGATGCCCGCGCCTCGGGCTGCAACATGCTCATTCGCGATGGCGCGACCCTCGTGCGCGGCGCCGATGACGTGCTGGAGGCGCTCGGCCCCGCCGCCCAGCCAACTCAACCCGAGTCCCCCCAGCCCGCCGACCTGCCCCGCGCGCCCGAGCGCCCCAAGGCCGAGACCGCCAGCCTCCACGCCCGCATCCTAGGCCTCATCGGCCCCTCGCCGATGGCCGAAGACCAGCTCGCACGCGACCTATCGGTGCCGGCCCAGCGCCTCTCCGAGAACCTGCTCTCGCTTGAGCTCGATGGCCGGATCGCCCGCCAGCCCGGCGGCCTCATCGTCAAGACTGCGTGA
- the cyoE gene encoding heme o synthase produces MSDVNAYERTEEPGFGDYVALLKPRVMSLVVFTAMVGLLVAPVPVHPFIAFTSILFIAIGAGASGALNMWWDADIDAVMSRTQKRPIPAGKVQPGEALGLGVALSGLSVMMLGLAANLAAAALLAFTIFFYAVIYTMILKRWTPQNIVIGGAAGAFPPMVGWVAATGSVSLEAVLMFGLIFFWTPPHFWALCLFMKSDYADAKVPMLTVTHGHDAARRQIFIYTLVLAASALALGFTSIAGPAYIATALVMNALFAKGAWAILRRTTEAAQADGYKVEKSFFKLSLIYLTLHFGALLADAALRALGLIGGAA; encoded by the coding sequence TTGAGCGACGTGAATGCATATGAGCGGACGGAAGAGCCGGGCTTCGGGGACTATGTTGCCCTGTTGAAGCCGCGCGTGATGTCGCTTGTGGTTTTCACCGCGATGGTGGGCCTGCTGGTTGCGCCGGTGCCGGTGCATCCGTTCATCGCCTTCACCTCCATCCTCTTCATCGCCATCGGGGCAGGGGCCTCGGGTGCGCTGAACATGTGGTGGGATGCCGACATCGACGCCGTGATGAGCCGGACGCAGAAGCGCCCGATCCCGGCGGGCAAGGTGCAGCCGGGCGAGGCGCTGGGCCTCGGCGTGGCGCTCTCTGGCCTTTCGGTGATGATGCTCGGCCTTGCGGCCAACCTCGCCGCCGCCGCTCTGCTGGCTTTCACCATCTTCTTCTACGCGGTCATCTACACGATGATCCTCAAGCGCTGGACGCCGCAGAACATCGTGATCGGTGGTGCTGCCGGGGCCTTCCCGCCGATGGTGGGATGGGTGGCGGCCACTGGCTCGGTGAGCCTTGAGGCCGTGCTGATGTTCGGCCTGATCTTCTTCTGGACACCGCCGCACTTCTGGGCGCTCTGCCTGTTCATGAAGTCGGACTATGCCGACGCCAAGGTGCCGATGCTGACCGTGACCCACGGCCATGACGCCGCGCGCCGCCAGATCTTCATCTACACCCTCGTGCTGGCCGCCTCGGCGCTGGCGCTGGGCTTCACCTCGATTGCCGGGCCGGCATACATCGCCACCGCCTTGGTGATGAACGCGCTTTTCGCCAAGGGCGCATGGGCCATTCTTCGGCGGACGACCGAGGCCGCGCAGGCGGATGGCTACAAGGTCGAGAAGAGCTTCTTCAAGCTGTCGCTGATCTACCTGACGCTGCACTTTGGTGCCCTGCTGGCCGATGCCGCGCTGCGGGCGCTCGGCCTGATCGGGGGCGCGGCATGA
- a CDS encoding cytochrome c oxidase subunit 3 — MAHEKNHDFHILNPSIWPFAGAVAAFVMLFGAVQWMSPQVETNQPWIFLLGFIGVLYVMFAWWSEVVDESQVGDHTPVVRIGLRYGFILFIMSEVMFFAAWFWSFFKHAMYPMNPEVDQAPAVDGIWPPAGIETFDPWHLPLINTLILLCSGMAATWAHHALVHENNRKAMAEGLILAVVLGLIFTVLQAYEYSHAAFGFSGNIYGANFFMATGFHGAHVIIGTIFLFICYLRLRAGHFSQEKHIGFEAAAWYWHFVDVVWLFLFAAVYIWGG; from the coding sequence ATGGCCCACGAAAAGAACCACGACTTCCATATTCTCAATCCCTCGATCTGGCCCTTTGCAGGTGCCGTTGCGGCCTTCGTCATGCTGTTTGGCGCGGTGCAATGGATGTCTCCGCAGGTTGAGACCAACCAGCCCTGGATCTTCCTGCTGGGCTTCATCGGCGTGCTCTACGTCATGTTCGCCTGGTGGTCCGAGGTGGTGGACGAGAGCCAGGTCGGCGATCACACCCCCGTGGTGCGGATCGGCCTGCGCTACGGCTTCATCCTCTTCATCATGTCGGAGGTGATGTTCTTCGCCGCATGGTTCTGGAGCTTCTTCAAGCACGCCATGTATCCGATGAATCCCGAGGTGGATCAGGCCCCTGCCGTCGACGGCATCTGGCCGCCCGCCGGGATCGAAACCTTCGACCCGTGGCACCTGCCGCTGATCAACACCCTGATCCTGCTCTGCTCGGGCATGGCCGCCACCTGGGCGCACCACGCGCTGGTGCATGAGAACAACCGCAAGGCCATGGCCGAAGGGCTGATCCTTGCCGTGGTGCTGGGCCTGATCTTCACCGTGCTGCAGGCCTACGAATATAGCCACGCGGCCTTCGGCTTCTCGGGCAACATCTACGGTGCCAACTTCTTCATGGCGACCGGCTTCCACGGCGCGCATGTAATCATCGGCACGATCTTCCTGTTCATCTGCTACCTGCGCCTGCGGGCCGGGCACTTCAGCCAGGAAAAGCACATCGGCTTCGAGGCTGCCGCCTGGTACTGGCACTTCGTGGACGTGGTCTGGCTCTTCCTCTTCGCCGCGGTCTACATCTGGGGCGGCTGA